A genomic segment from Vidua macroura isolate BioBank_ID:100142 chromosome Z, ASM2450914v1, whole genome shotgun sequence encodes:
- the LOC128822583 gene encoding heat shock factor protein 5-like, whose protein sequence is MAKPQLPAGFCPSSAALWPRTFPMKLWLLVNSPCVHSVRWDARGEGLFIDQGLFEQELLGVGPSAAGEVKLFRTKNYGSIVRQLNLYGFHKLTVSLAGSTVGSRPRPATAGEDTSYADGPLHHFWNPHFCYGCPDLLVKIKRLTKADKEKLDAGLEVTSRLPDDLQSITGRRHAAVAHVPRRGRKERCGKPYTTQRRTERRKEDFEIYCRNTQTE, encoded by the exons ATGGCGAAGCCGCAGCTGCCGGCTGGTTTCTGCCCCTCCTCAGCCGCCCTCTGGCCCCGCACCTTTCCCatgaagctgtggctgctggtcAACAGCCCGTGCGTCCACTCGGTGCGCTGGGACGCCCGCGGCGAAGGGCTATTCATCGACCAGGGGCTATtcgagcaggagctgctgggcgTGGGGCCCAGCGCTGCCGGGGAGGTGAAGCTCTTCAGAACGAAGAACTACGGCAGCATCGTCCGCCAGCTCAACCTATACGGGTTCCACAAGCTGACGGTGAGTCTGGCCGGCAGCACGGTCGGGTCCAGGCCGAGGCCGGCCACGGCGGGGGAAGATACCAGCTACGCTGATGGGCCCCTGCACCACTTCTGGAACCCGCATTTTTGCTACGGCTGTCCCGATCTCCTCGTAAAGATCAAGAGGCTGACCAAGGCCGACAAGGAGAAGTTGGACGCTGGCCTGGAGGTGACCAGCCGCCTGCCCGACGATTTGCAGTCCATTACTGGAAGGAGACATGCTGCTGTCGCCCACGTCCCTCGGCGAGGTCGGAAGGAGCG CTGTGGGAAACCATATACAACACAGAGAAGAAcggaaaggagaaaggaagactTTGAGATCTACTGTAGGAACACACAAACTGAGTAA